In Thermobaculum terrenum ATCC BAA-798, one genomic interval encodes:
- a CDS encoding Gfo/Idh/MocA family protein: MPDKIKAVLVGCGGISRAWLGALSQMPEVEVVGLVDVVEEAAHNRAEEFNLGSAFIGSNLESVLAATAPDVVFNCTIPEAHVEVTLEALSHGCHVLTEKPLADTLQGARRLVEAAASSGKMLAVMQNYRYNRGVRALKGFLDEGVIGSPHTVNVDFYIGAHFGGFRDHMRHVLLVDMAIHIFDMARFITGADPVSVYCKEWNPEGSWYDHGASAVAVFELSGGLVFNFRGSWCAEGLNTSWSGQWRVIGPKGSVSWDGEDGFRAQVVKATGGFLSELEDVQVPPYEGDKVGGHAGLIRDFVQAVLSGGQVDTVASDNIRSLAMVFAAVDSAERRLPVDITI; this comes from the coding sequence TTGCCTGATAAGATCAAAGCTGTGCTTGTGGGTTGTGGAGGGATAAGCCGGGCTTGGCTGGGCGCCCTGTCCCAGATGCCCGAGGTGGAGGTGGTGGGGCTGGTGGACGTCGTGGAGGAGGCCGCGCACAACAGGGCGGAGGAGTTCAACTTGGGGTCGGCCTTCATCGGCAGCAACCTGGAGTCCGTGCTGGCGGCCACGGCGCCCGACGTGGTGTTCAACTGCACGATCCCCGAGGCACACGTGGAGGTGACGCTGGAGGCCCTGAGCCATGGCTGCCACGTTCTCACCGAGAAGCCCCTGGCGGACACGCTGCAGGGGGCGCGGAGGCTGGTGGAGGCGGCGGCGTCCTCCGGCAAGATGCTGGCGGTGATGCAGAACTACAGGTACAACCGCGGCGTGCGTGCCCTCAAGGGCTTCCTGGATGAGGGCGTCATAGGCAGTCCTCACACCGTGAACGTAGACTTCTACATAGGCGCCCACTTCGGGGGCTTTCGCGACCACATGCGTCACGTGCTGCTGGTGGACATGGCGATCCACATCTTCGACATGGCGCGCTTCATCACGGGCGCCGACCCTGTGTCGGTCTACTGCAAGGAGTGGAACCCGGAGGGCTCATGGTACGACCACGGTGCCTCGGCGGTGGCGGTGTTCGAGCTCTCGGGTGGCCTCGTGTTCAACTTCAGGGGCAGCTGGTGCGCGGAGGGCCTCAACACCTCATGGTCGGGCCAATGGCGGGTGATAGGGCCCAAGGGCAGCGTGTCTTGGGACGGCGAGGACGGCTTCCGCGCCCAGGTGGTGAAGGCCACGGGCGGATTCCTCTCAGAGCTGGAGGACGTGCAGGTGCCCCCGTACGAGGGCGACAAGGTAGGGGGGCATGCAGGACTCATCCGCGACTTCGTGCAGGCGGTGCTCTCCGGCGGGCAGGTGGACACCGTGGCCTCGGACAACATCCGCAGCCTGGCGATGGTGTTCGCGGCCGTCGACAGCGCCGAGCGACGCCTGCCGGTGGACATAACTATCTAG
- a CDS encoding NAD-dependent epimerase/dehydratase family protein, whose protein sequence is MPRLRVLVTGATGYIAKQLLPAFRERYELTLIDLRTHDAEGRPVKGVQVVDLLREREEALALLFQSVDVVVHLAYVRPEGSDPRVQYEVERTNVDMMQRVYQLSLDNGVRRVVAASTNQAAKWYEQPWSRGLRDTVSPEDYPRPDSFYGWAKAAYESLGFVYACGALGRKLEVVQIRIVAPREIRARDYADKPLFRYLRDLAGYVSPRDLQQLFCRSIETPNIEDEHGVPFHIFYGVSNNARKFWSIVNARRVVGYDPQDDSEVLYADEIRQMLGSGERAGGQ, encoded by the coding sequence ATGCCTAGGCTCAGGGTGCTGGTTACGGGCGCCACAGGCTACATAGCCAAGCAGCTGCTGCCGGCCTTCAGGGAGAGGTACGAGCTGACCTTGATCGATCTGCGCACGCACGACGCCGAGGGCCGCCCGGTCAAAGGCGTCCAGGTAGTGGACCTGCTGCGCGAGAGGGAGGAGGCGCTGGCCCTGCTCTTCCAGAGCGTGGACGTGGTGGTGCACCTGGCCTACGTCCGCCCGGAGGGCTCGGATCCCCGGGTCCAGTACGAGGTCGAGCGCACGAACGTGGACATGATGCAGAGGGTGTACCAGCTGTCTCTGGACAACGGTGTCCGCAGAGTCGTGGCTGCCAGTACCAACCAGGCCGCCAAGTGGTACGAACAGCCCTGGTCGCGCGGCCTACGCGACACGGTCAGCCCAGAGGACTACCCTAGGCCGGACAGCTTCTATGGTTGGGCCAAGGCTGCCTACGAGTCGCTGGGCTTCGTGTACGCGTGTGGGGCCCTAGGTAGGAAGTTGGAGGTGGTGCAGATCCGCATAGTGGCCCCTAGGGAGATCCGTGCGCGGGACTACGCCGACAAGCCGCTGTTCCGGTACCTGCGCGACCTGGCGGGCTACGTCTCCCCGCGGGACCTCCAGCAGCTCTTCTGCAGGTCCATAGAGACCCCCAACATAGAGGACGAGCACGGCGTGCCCTTCCACATCTTCTACGGCGTCTCCAACAACGCCCGCAAGTTCTGGAGCATAGTCAACGCCCGCAGGGTGGTCGGCTACGACCCCCAGGACGACTCCGAGGTGCTGTACGCCGACGAGATCAGGCAGATGCTGGGCTCGGGCGAGCGTGCGGGCGGACAGTAG
- a CDS encoding ABC transporter permease has translation MRLLWAHTRSMVLLYLRTPEYITGTLLLPLVLFLFFAVPNADSSSAANFVLGSFMVFAVLGVAIFQFGVGIATERSTPWEVYLRTLPLPMSVRTAARFLNSFLFALLTGLAVLVLALLTTPVSMGAGQWARFAVAILLGLVPFTLLGIAIGYSTGPRAAIAVANMLWLPLSFLGGLWVPPDALPSAAAKVSPYLPTRRWGNIVWDVVRGDPWRLQDWLWLLGYTLLFLVVALWFYRRDEGQNYV, from the coding sequence ATGAGGTTGCTGTGGGCGCACACTCGATCGATGGTCCTGCTGTACCTGCGGACGCCGGAGTACATCACCGGTACCTTGCTCCTGCCGCTGGTGCTGTTCCTCTTCTTCGCGGTGCCTAACGCCGATAGCTCCAGCGCGGCCAACTTCGTCCTGGGCTCCTTCATGGTGTTCGCCGTGCTGGGGGTAGCGATCTTCCAGTTCGGGGTGGGGATCGCTACCGAGCGCAGCACGCCCTGGGAGGTCTACCTGCGCACCCTGCCTTTGCCCATGAGCGTGCGCACGGCCGCCCGCTTCCTCAACTCCTTCCTGTTCGCGCTGCTGACCGGGCTGGCGGTGCTCGTGCTCGCTCTCCTCACCACGCCGGTGTCGATGGGGGCAGGGCAGTGGGCGCGCTTCGCGGTCGCGATCCTGCTGGGGCTGGTGCCGTTCACGCTGCTCGGCATAGCCATAGGGTACTCCACGGGGCCCAGGGCCGCGATAGCGGTCGCCAACATGCTTTGGCTGCCGCTGTCCTTCCTGGGCGGGCTGTGGGTGCCCCCGGACGCGCTGCCGAGCGCTGCCGCCAAGGTGTCGCCCTACCTGCCGACCAGGCGCTGGGGCAACATCGTGTGGGACGTGGTGCGGGGTGATCCCTGGAGGCTCCAGGACTGGCTGTGGCTGCTGGGTTACACCCTGCTGTTCCTCGTCGTGGCGCTCTGGTTCTACCGTCGGGACGAGGGCCAGAACTACGTGTAG
- a CDS encoding ABC transporter ATP-binding protein: MDARLVGDEDAGVGSPVVTMRGVRKLYGSVEALRGIDLDVRPGELLAMLGPNGAGKTTAINIMLGLRRATEGEVRLFGGDPRDWRCRLRVGATPQNIGFPGELKVREVLELVRAHYPRPMTAEEAMARFGLEDVAGRRTSALSGGQRRRLAVALAFVGNPEVVFLDEPTTGLDVESRRSLWDATREFVSQGRTVVLTTHYLEEAEALATRVVVINEGKVVAEGRVDEIKAIVGVRRVRFEAPSLPALPEVVSVHQEGCTYTVYTKDSDALVRALVTSGVSFANLEVLAVSLEEAFIAITEGSR, encoded by the coding sequence ATGGATGCTAGGCTGGTAGGCGACGAGGACGCCGGGGTGGGGTCCCCGGTGGTGACCATGAGGGGGGTGCGCAAGCTCTACGGCAGCGTGGAGGCGCTGCGTGGGATCGACCTCGACGTGCGTCCCGGGGAGCTCCTGGCGATGCTGGGCCCCAACGGTGCGGGCAAGACGACCGCGATCAACATCATGCTCGGTCTGCGGAGGGCGACCGAGGGCGAGGTCAGGTTGTTCGGTGGTGATCCCCGGGACTGGAGGTGCCGGCTGCGGGTGGGGGCGACCCCTCAGAACATAGGCTTCCCAGGGGAGCTGAAGGTGAGGGAAGTATTGGAGCTCGTGCGGGCGCACTACCCCAGGCCTATGACCGCTGAGGAGGCCATGGCCAGGTTCGGGCTGGAGGACGTGGCGGGCAGGCGCACGAGCGCCCTCAGCGGCGGCCAGCGGCGCAGGTTGGCGGTGGCGCTGGCCTTCGTGGGCAACCCGGAGGTGGTCTTTCTGGACGAGCCCACGACCGGGCTGGACGTCGAGTCCCGGCGATCTCTGTGGGACGCCACCCGCGAGTTCGTCTCCCAGGGGAGGACGGTGGTGCTCACCACCCACTACCTGGAGGAGGCCGAGGCGTTGGCCACCCGGGTGGTGGTGATCAACGAGGGCAAGGTGGTGGCGGAGGGCCGGGTCGACGAGATCAAGGCGATCGTTGGCGTGCGCCGGGTGCGCTTCGAGGCTCCCTCGCTGCCGGCGCTGCCGGAGGTCGTCAGCGTCCACCAGGAGGGCTGCACCTACACCGTCTACACGAAGGACTCGGATGCCCTGGTGAGGGCGCTGGTCACCTCGGGCGTGAGCTTCGCCAACCTGGAGGTGCTGGCTGTTAGCCTCGAGGAGGCATTCATCGCGATCACGGAGGGTAGCAGATGA
- a CDS encoding sulfatase family protein: MGKYLASPGWRRALISGLLALMVVLGLHLDARRVHSMHPRPNVVLIVTDDQRVGTLGVMPRTRYWLVRGGTYFSHAYVTTPLCCPSRSSIFTGLYAHNHHVVQNVYGDRLPQQLTIQHYLQRAGYVTAIFGKYLNYWDVYRAPPYFDRWGIQEPVHVNALFNEQGRVERVPGYSTDHVADDAVEFIRERAAAGNGRPFFLYVAPHVPHAPFQPPERYADAPVPPFRGDPATCERDISDKPPFVRRLERTHRVEHYQLPPDDRGRMRWSSAQRQRYFTQIIPTQQERMLMAADDLVNRVMSTLHSTGLDRNTLVIYISDNGFLWGEHGLVSKSWPYTQSVQVPMMMRWPGHVPAGAVDDRLVANIDIAPTIAQATGVQIDAPMDGHSLLDRRFRRSALLLEHWSPTWSSLITPGYQYVEYYHDWGLRHMTFREYYDLRRDPWELHNLLSGIATSQGLPLERLHQQLREYEGCRAFTCP; the protein is encoded by the coding sequence ATGGGGAAATACTTGGCGTCTCCTGGCTGGCGCAGGGCGTTGATATCCGGGCTGTTGGCCCTGATGGTGGTGTTGGGGCTGCACCTCGACGCTCGGCGGGTCCACAGCATGCACCCTCGCCCCAACGTCGTGCTGATCGTCACGGACGATCAGCGGGTGGGCACGCTGGGGGTTATGCCTCGTACTCGCTACTGGCTGGTGCGCGGGGGCACGTACTTCAGCCACGCCTACGTCACCACGCCGCTGTGCTGTCCTTCCCGGAGCTCGATCTTCACCGGCCTCTACGCCCACAACCACCACGTCGTGCAGAACGTGTACGGCGACAGGCTCCCTCAGCAGCTCACGATCCAGCACTACCTCCAGCGCGCCGGCTACGTGACGGCGATCTTCGGCAAGTACCTCAACTACTGGGACGTGTACCGGGCTCCTCCCTACTTCGACCGATGGGGGATACAGGAGCCCGTACATGTCAACGCGCTCTTCAACGAGCAGGGCAGGGTGGAGCGCGTGCCGGGGTACTCCACGGACCACGTCGCGGACGACGCCGTGGAGTTCATCCGCGAGAGGGCAGCAGCCGGCAACGGGCGCCCATTCTTCCTATACGTTGCCCCCCACGTGCCGCACGCCCCGTTCCAACCTCCGGAGAGGTACGCGGACGCGCCTGTGCCTCCCTTCCGTGGTGATCCTGCCACATGTGAGCGGGACATATCCGACAAGCCTCCCTTCGTGCGCAGGTTGGAGCGTACCCACCGCGTGGAGCACTACCAGCTGCCTCCGGACGACCGAGGGCGCATGCGTTGGTCGAGTGCGCAGCGGCAGCGCTACTTCACACAGATCATCCCCACCCAGCAGGAGAGGATGCTCATGGCCGCCGATGACCTAGTGAACAGGGTGATGAGCACGCTGCACAGCACGGGGCTGGACCGCAACACCCTGGTGATCTACATCTCGGACAACGGCTTCCTCTGGGGCGAGCACGGGCTGGTGTCCAAGTCCTGGCCCTACACGCAGTCCGTGCAGGTGCCCATGATGATGCGCTGGCCCGGGCACGTGCCCGCCGGTGCGGTGGACGATCGCCTAGTGGCCAACATAGACATAGCTCCCACGATAGCGCAGGCCACCGGCGTCCAGATTGATGCGCCGATGGACGGCCACTCCCTGCTGGACAGGCGCTTCCGTCGGTCGGCGCTGCTTCTGGAGCACTGGTCCCCCACCTGGTCGTCGCTGATCACCCCCGGCTACCAGTACGTGGAGTACTACCACGACTGGGGACTGCGGCACATGACGTTCAGGGAGTACTACGACCTGCGTAGAGATCCCTGGGAGCTGCACAACCTGCTGAGCGGGATAGCCACTAGCCAGGGCTTACCCCTGGAGAGGCTCCACCAGCAGCTGCGGGAGTACGAGGGCTGTCGGGCCTTCACCTGCCCATAG
- a CDS encoding MarR family winged helix-turn-helix transcriptional regulator, translating to MHATQQQCAELLFSLLFHLRWVLSHTLRQESQQLGLSIQQLFALGAIAYGCRQPSDLARKMFVSLPAATSMVDTLVEHGLVHRERGSDDRRAVYLSLTDKGQRLLESGRERVLGAIGDVIACLEADEQEELRRILQKMDECAAGLKEAYLTHREPDRSVE from the coding sequence ATGCATGCGACACAACAGCAATGCGCCGAGCTGCTCTTCTCGCTGCTGTTCCACCTCCGGTGGGTGCTCTCCCACACGCTGAGGCAGGAGAGCCAGCAGCTGGGGTTGAGCATCCAGCAGCTGTTCGCGTTGGGGGCCATAGCCTATGGTTGCAGGCAGCCCAGCGACCTAGCGCGCAAGATGTTCGTCTCCCTGCCAGCTGCCACCAGCATGGTGGACACCCTGGTGGAGCATGGGCTAGTGCACCGCGAGAGGGGCAGCGACGACCGCAGGGCGGTCTACCTGTCGCTGACCGACAAGGGTCAACGGCTCCTGGAGTCGGGCAGGGAGAGGGTGTTGGGCGCCATAGGCGACGTGATCGCCTGCCTGGAGGCGGACGAGCAGGAGGAGCTTAGGCGCATACTGCAGAAGATGGACGAGTGCGCGGCGGGCCTCAAGGAGGCTTACCTGACGCACCGCGAACCGGATCGATCAGTTGAGTAA
- a CDS encoding MDR family MFS transporter has protein sequence MAQTTVAAPKATSLSELPRRQVYLTLAGLLLAMLLSALDQTVVGTAMPRVIAELRGFNHYAWVFTAYMVTSTTMVPIFGKLSDIYGRKWFYLGGVALFLVASWLCGLSQTMTQLILFRGLQGVGAGVMQAIAFTVVGDLFPPAERGKIQGVFSAVFGLASIVGPTLGGWITDNLNWRWVFYVNVPIGVLALGTLFLFFPNIRPHGHERSIDYWGVLALIFGVVPMLIAFSWAGTEYPWGSSRIIGLLAFSAVMILGFIWLETRAQEPVIPLSLFRNRTFTVSVISTFITSAGMFGAIMYIPLFVQGVIGTSATSSGTILMPMMFALIFSSIVSGQIISRTGKYKVITIVGLLVMTGGLYLLSRMDASATNALVVRNMVITGLGLGVTMPVFTMAVQNALPYKMLGVGTSSLQFFRAIGGTIGVAIYGSLLNNRFQDALQTNLPRQLTQIVPADRLKALDNPQVLVSPEARQAMQRAFAQLGPQGEAILRQLMESIKVSLSSAITGIFLVAAVAVLVSTVVTLFLPELPLRRSHQAAPVVETGEFYYSDEEEEEERPKRSPSYEVS, from the coding sequence ATGGCGCAAACCACCGTTGCTGCACCCAAGGCCACAAGCCTGAGCGAGCTGCCGCGCAGGCAGGTCTACCTCACCCTAGCGGGGCTGCTGCTGGCGATGCTGCTGTCGGCGTTGGACCAGACGGTCGTCGGCACCGCGATGCCCAGGGTGATAGCCGAGCTGAGGGGCTTCAACCACTACGCCTGGGTGTTCACCGCCTACATGGTGACCTCCACCACGATGGTGCCGATATTCGGCAAGCTGTCGGATATCTACGGCCGCAAGTGGTTCTACCTGGGGGGAGTGGCGCTGTTCCTGGTCGCCTCCTGGCTCTGCGGCCTCAGCCAGACCATGACCCAGCTCATCCTGTTCCGGGGACTGCAGGGAGTGGGGGCAGGCGTGATGCAGGCCATAGCCTTCACGGTGGTGGGGGACCTGTTCCCGCCCGCGGAGAGAGGCAAGATCCAGGGAGTGTTCAGCGCCGTGTTCGGCCTGGCCAGCATAGTGGGGCCGACGCTCGGCGGCTGGATCACCGATAACCTGAATTGGCGCTGGGTGTTCTACGTGAACGTGCCGATAGGGGTGCTGGCGCTGGGCACGCTGTTCCTGTTCTTCCCCAACATCAGGCCCCACGGTCACGAGCGCTCGATCGACTACTGGGGAGTGCTGGCGCTGATCTTCGGCGTGGTGCCGATGCTGATCGCGTTCTCCTGGGCGGGCACGGAGTACCCCTGGGGCTCCAGCCGGATAATCGGGCTGCTGGCGTTCTCCGCGGTCATGATCCTGGGGTTCATCTGGCTTGAGACCAGGGCCCAGGAGCCGGTGATACCGCTCTCCCTGTTCCGCAACCGCACATTCACGGTCTCGGTCATCTCGACCTTCATCACCTCCGCGGGGATGTTCGGCGCCATCATGTACATCCCCCTGTTCGTGCAGGGAGTCATCGGGACCTCCGCCACCAGCAGCGGCACGATCCTGATGCCGATGATGTTCGCGCTCATCTTCTCCAGCATCGTGTCCGGGCAGATCATATCGCGCACCGGCAAGTACAAGGTGATCACCATCGTGGGGCTGCTGGTCATGACCGGAGGCCTCTACCTGCTATCGAGGATGGATGCCTCCGCCACCAACGCCCTGGTGGTCCGCAACATGGTCATCACGGGCCTCGGGCTGGGCGTCACGATGCCCGTGTTCACCATGGCGGTGCAGAACGCCCTGCCCTACAAGATGCTGGGCGTGGGCACCAGCTCGCTCCAGTTCTTCCGGGCCATAGGCGGCACGATAGGCGTGGCGATCTACGGCTCGCTGCTCAACAACCGGTTCCAGGACGCCCTGCAGACCAACCTGCCTAGGCAGCTGACCCAGATCGTGCCCGCCGACAGGCTGAAGGCGCTGGACAACCCGCAGGTGCTGGTCAGCCCCGAGGCTAGGCAGGCGATGCAGCGAGCGTTCGCGCAGCTGGGCCCGCAGGGCGAGGCGATCCTGCGGCAGCTGATGGAGTCGATCAAGGTATCGCTCTCCTCGGCGATCACCGGCATATTCCTGGTGGCCGCAGTCGCGGTGCTCGTATCCACCGTAGTTACCCTCTTCCTGCCCGAGCTCCCGCTCCGGCGCAGCCACCAGGCCGCGCCCGTGGTCGAGACCGGGGAATTCTACTACTCCGACGAGGAGGAAGAGGAGGAGCGGCCCAAGCGCAGCCCCTCCTATGAGGTATCTTGA
- a CDS encoding DeoR/GlpR family DNA-binding transcription regulator — MLDAERRQQIVSFIEENNGATVAELSRQFGVSEATIRRDLLLLSRKGLIERAHGGGVPRRMRHTQGFPEPPLLSRAALQVEEKRRIGRAAAQYVDDGDSIMVSGGTTTAEMIPYLADKRDLTVITSALNIATLLASYPNITVIVLGGVLRHGHLSLLGVLTEEALENIRADKLFMGTPAIHADYGLSADDMAEVQVDRALMDASREVIVLADHTKFGRVATIRVAPIRRIRRVITDKAAPQDDIAALREQGIKVDVV, encoded by the coding sequence ATGCTGGATGCGGAGCGACGGCAACAGATAGTCAGCTTCATCGAGGAGAACAACGGCGCCACCGTGGCCGAGCTGAGCAGGCAGTTCGGCGTGAGCGAGGCGACCATCCGGCGCGACCTCCTGCTACTCAGCAGGAAGGGGCTGATCGAGCGGGCCCACGGCGGGGGCGTGCCCCGCAGGATGAGGCACACCCAAGGCTTCCCGGAGCCCCCTCTCCTCAGCCGCGCCGCCCTGCAGGTGGAGGAGAAGAGGCGCATCGGGAGGGCCGCCGCGCAGTACGTCGATGACGGCGACTCCATCATGGTATCGGGCGGCACGACCACCGCCGAGATGATCCCCTACCTGGCGGACAAGCGGGACCTTACGGTGATCACCAGCGCGCTCAACATAGCCACTCTGCTGGCCTCCTACCCCAACATCACCGTGATCGTCCTGGGGGGCGTCCTGCGGCACGGCCACCTCAGCCTGCTGGGCGTGCTGACGGAGGAGGCGCTGGAGAACATACGGGCGGATAAGCTCTTCATGGGCACCCCCGCCATCCACGCCGACTACGGCCTCTCGGCGGACGACATGGCCGAGGTGCAGGTGGATAGGGCGCTGATGGACGCCTCCCGGGAGGTGATCGTGTTGGCCGATCACACCAAGTTCGGCAGGGTGGCCACCATCCGGGTAGCCCCGATCAGGAGGATACGCAGGGTGATCACGGACAAGGCCGCCCCGCAGGACGACATCGCCGCGCTGCGGGAGCAGGGCATAAAGGTCGACGTCGTCTAG
- a CDS encoding ABC transporter substrate-binding protein, with product MSQGRIPKQVLTRRRFLQAAALAGLSLAGCGAPGGGAQPTLPPASLTATVEAKGVSVSTPIAGKTNVTWWTHNNPAFVAANKEMIRRFEQANSNIHIVYQYFPYDVFIRKLQAGYRSGTVADMQQMFGTWVTDYAKNGLLEPVPPDIAGSMEDRFWPAALGAYKWEGKYYGMPNEYNLENGGMLANPKLFQEANIKAYPQTWAELISDAQRLTKRDQKGKIQQVGFAFTNNDSITFLFLSMILQQGATYWAKDGVHVDFSTEAAKKAWADETALVTKYKVDSEQAYTGDSYEIFFRGKAGMAMRGPWVIAVAKEQFPQFKFDYVPMPPYAGTEPKFAAESGWGEVVNAKAKPEIKEAAWKFIEFIHQPENLRDWNILTFTIPSLKELKDDKKILQNAPQMKTSFEVLQYGQWVGPVQDRDRFWQYVHDAFTSVELGKMSPEDALKDAEKKINAMIDEHVGP from the coding sequence ATGTCACAGGGACGCATTCCCAAGCAAGTCCTAACCCGGAGGCGGTTCCTACAGGCCGCGGCGCTGGCGGGGCTGTCGCTGGCGGGCTGCGGCGCGCCCGGGGGAGGCGCCCAGCCCACGCTGCCCCCGGCCAGCCTGACCGCTACGGTCGAGGCCAAAGGGGTGTCGGTGTCCACCCCCATCGCCGGCAAGACCAACGTCACGTGGTGGACCCACAACAACCCGGCGTTCGTCGCCGCTAATAAGGAGATGATCCGCAGATTCGAGCAGGCAAATTCCAACATCCACATCGTGTATCAGTATTTTCCGTACGACGTGTTCATCCGCAAGCTGCAGGCGGGTTATAGATCCGGTACCGTGGCAGATATGCAGCAGATGTTCGGCACCTGGGTGACGGACTACGCCAAGAACGGCCTCCTGGAGCCCGTGCCGCCCGACATCGCGGGCTCGATGGAGGACAGGTTCTGGCCCGCGGCGCTGGGCGCCTACAAGTGGGAGGGCAAGTACTACGGCATGCCCAACGAGTACAACCTGGAGAACGGCGGCATGCTGGCCAACCCCAAGCTGTTCCAGGAGGCCAACATCAAGGCCTACCCGCAGACCTGGGCGGAGCTCATCTCGGACGCCCAGCGCCTGACGAAGAGGGACCAGAAGGGGAAGATCCAGCAGGTGGGCTTCGCCTTCACCAACAACGACAGCATCACCTTCCTGTTCCTGTCGATGATCCTGCAGCAGGGAGCGACCTACTGGGCCAAGGACGGCGTGCACGTCGACTTCTCCACGGAGGCCGCCAAGAAGGCCTGGGCCGACGAGACGGCCCTCGTCACCAAGTACAAGGTGGACAGCGAGCAGGCCTACACGGGCGACTCCTACGAGATCTTCTTCCGCGGCAAGGCAGGGATGGCCATGCGGGGCCCCTGGGTCATAGCGGTGGCGAAGGAGCAGTTCCCCCAGTTCAAGTTCGACTACGTGCCCATGCCCCCCTACGCCGGCACCGAGCCCAAGTTCGCGGCCGAGTCCGGCTGGGGAGAGGTGGTCAACGCCAAGGCCAAGCCCGAGATCAAGGAGGCCGCCTGGAAGTTCATCGAGTTCATCCACCAGCCGGAGAACCTGCGCGACTGGAACATCCTGACGTTCACGATCCCCTCCCTCAAGGAGCTCAAGGACGACAAGAAGATCCTGCAGAACGCTCCCCAGATGAAGACCTCCTTCGAGGTGCTGCAGTATGGCCAGTGGGTGGGGCCCGTGCAGGACAGGGATCGCTTCTGGCAGTACGTGCACGACGCCTTCACCTCCGTCGAGCTGGGCAAGATGTCGCCGGAGGACGCCCTCAAGGACGCCGAGAAGAAGATCAACGCCATGATCGATGAGCACGTGGGGCCCTAG
- a CDS encoding carbohydrate ABC transporter permease has translation MVITRQLGARRVRSRPPGHSRRMVFVATWLTPIMLLFVVFSFLPIAMVIWLSLHRYNQLSPTVPFVGLRNYTFAFTKDPFFLNALGNTLKFALVAVPLNIVTSLPIAIGLNRISRLRALFRASFFMPTITSAVIVSLIWQPIYDPMAGWLNTFLSALGLPTRAWLADPSTALWAVMVAALWQDLGYNIIVFLAGLQGIPEEFYDAAKVDGAGAWARFRYITLPLLQRTLAFVLVLTMISYLQEFTHVQVMTGGGPIHASETLVLYIYLKGFQDFQMGYASAMSVVLMLIILLITLVQLRLLRARWEY, from the coding sequence ATGGTGATCACTAGACAACTCGGCGCCAGAAGGGTCCGCAGCCGGCCGCCCGGTCACTCCAGGCGGATGGTGTTCGTCGCCACCTGGCTGACCCCGATCATGCTGCTGTTCGTGGTCTTCTCGTTCCTGCCCATAGCGATGGTGATATGGCTCAGCCTGCACAGGTACAACCAGCTGTCGCCCACGGTGCCGTTCGTGGGGCTGCGCAACTACACCTTCGCCTTCACCAAGGACCCGTTCTTCCTCAACGCCCTGGGGAACACGCTGAAGTTCGCCCTGGTGGCAGTGCCCCTCAACATCGTGACCTCGCTGCCGATCGCCATAGGGCTCAACAGGATCTCCAGGCTGCGAGCGCTCTTTCGAGCCTCCTTCTTCATGCCCACGATCACCTCGGCGGTGATCGTGTCCCTTATCTGGCAGCCCATCTACGACCCCATGGCGGGGTGGCTCAACACCTTCCTGAGCGCCCTCGGGCTGCCCACGAGGGCCTGGCTAGCGGACCCGAGCACGGCGCTGTGGGCAGTGATGGTGGCGGCGCTGTGGCAGGACCTGGGGTACAACATCATCGTGTTCCTCGCCGGCCTGCAGGGCATACCCGAGGAGTTCTACGACGCCGCCAAGGTGGACGGCGCCGGCGCCTGGGCGCGCTTCCGGTACATCACCCTGCCGCTGCTGCAGCGCACGCTGGCCTTCGTGCTCGTGCTGACGATGATCTCCTACCTGCAGGAGTTCACACACGTCCAGGTCATGACCGGCGGCGGGCCCATCCACGCCAGCGAGACGCTGGTGCTCTACATCTACCTCAAGGGCTTCCAGGACTTCCAGATGGGCTACGCCTCGGCCATGTCCGTGGTATTGATGCTCATCATCCTGCTGATCACGCTCGTGCAGCTCAGGCTGCTGCGCGCGAGATGGGAGTACTGA